GCGTGTTTGATGGCCGTGGCCATTTGCACCGGATGCTTTGCCTGTGCAACAGCGGTATTCAGCAGTACGCCGTCAACGCCAAGCTCGAAGGCGACCGCCACATCTGACGCCGTGCCGACGCCAGCATCCACGATCAGCGGAATGTCAATTTGCTCGCGGATGATCTGCAAATTGTAAGGATTGCGAATTCCCATACCCGATCCGATAGGTGCGCCGAGCGGCATAACGGCGGCGCAGCCCATGTCCGAAAGTTTTTTGCAGGTAATTGGGTCATCGTTCGTGTAGGGCAAAACGACGAAATCCTTTTCAAGCAAGGTTTCGGCGGCTTTCAAAAGTTCGGGAATGTCGGGGAAGAGTGTCTCGTCGTCGCCCAAGACTTCCAATTTTATCCAATTCGTGCCGAGCGCCTCACGGGCAAGTTCCGCTGTTAGGACGGCTTCTTTTGCCGTGTAGCAGCCGGCGGTGTTCGGCAAAAGGAAATATTTTTTGTCATCCAAAAATTTCATGATGTTTTCGGCGGAATCGCTCTTCAAGTCCATGCGGCGGATGGCCACCGTGACCATTTCCGTCCCGCTCGCCTCCAGCGCTTCCATCATGACCTGCGGATTCGGGTAGCGCGATGTTCCCAAAATCAATCTCGATTTGAAAGATTTACCGGCTATGATTAACTCGTCCATTGTGCGTTATTTTCTAATGATTTATGCGAATTTTTATTCTCAGTCTTTTTACCTAATCCTGTGGATTCTTCGCCGTTGGCTCAGAATGACGTGTTGTTGTAAGTCATGCTGAACGGAGTGAAAAATCCATTGTCCAAGCGTAAAGATTCTTCGCCGTTGGCTCAGAATGACGTGTTGTTGTAAGTCATGCTGAACGGAGAGAAGTCCATTATCTCTCCGAAGAAGCGTTCTTCACTCAAACTAAAAACGTTCAAAAACAATCGTTTTTCAGCCGCCTTGAACGGCATGAATGATTTCGATTTGGTCGCCCGGTTTGACTTCTATTTTTGCCCACTCGGACTTTTGCGCGACCGAGCCGTTGTAAGCAACCGCCACGCCTTTTTTCTCTTTGGAAATTCCATGACGCAGAAGCACCGCTTCAAGCGAACACGGCGTTGTAAAAGGTTCGCTTTTTCCATTGATTCTAATGACATTCATGGCTTTTCGGGTTTAGCTTTTCAGAAAGCGATTGGGCGAAAACGGCGCAAGCAGTTCGGGCGCTTCGTCGTTCATGATGACTTTGACCAGTTCGTAAGCCGTCACGGGCGCAAGCAAAATGCCGTGCCGATAGTGGCCGGTGGCGTAAATCAGATTGTCCATGCCGATTTTGCCAATAATCGGCGCATGGTCGCGGCTGCCCGGGCGAAGGCCGGCAATGAATTCCACGATTTCCAAATCGTAAATCGAGGGAACGGTTCGCCACGCTTCGTCCAAAATGTCGCGGAAAACGCCGATGGTCGGCGTCGTGTGAAAGCCTTTTTCCTCCGTCGACGCGCCGATGCTGATGCGTCCGTTGAGTTTCGGCGCAAGGTAAATGCGCGGCGAACGAATCATCATGGAAAGCGTGCAAGTTTCGTCCATCGTGCCGGTCATCACTTGACCTTTGACCGGACGCACCGGCGGCAGCCACTCTTCGGGAATGCCCTTTATCAA
Above is a window of Chloroherpeton thalassium ATCC 35110 DNA encoding:
- a CDS encoding thiazole synthase, whose translation is MDELIIAGKSFKSRLILGTSRYPNPQVMMEALEASGTEMVTVAIRRMDLKSDSAENIMKFLDDKKYFLLPNTAGCYTAKEAVLTAELAREALGTNWIKLEVLGDDETLFPDIPELLKAAETLLEKDFVVLPYTNDDPITCKKLSDMGCAAVMPLGAPIGSGMGIRNPYNLQIIREQIDIPLIVDAGVGTASDVAVAFELGVDGVLLNTAVAQAKHPVQMATAIKHAALAGRMAVNAGRIPKKLYATASSPTDDMIEIDG
- the thiS gene encoding sulfur carrier protein ThiS; this translates as MNVIRINGKSEPFTTPCSLEAVLLRHGISKEKKGVAVAYNGSVAQKSEWAKIEVKPGDQIEIIHAVQGG